CAGATTTGGTCGTTTTTCGCCCAAGCCTTTTTGTGAGCATCGCGTGTGCGGAAGAAGTTGTTTTTGAACTTTGAACCAGTGACTGGCATTGCGGCCTCCAACGTTTCGTCAAAGGTGCAATGCGCTCACAGCAGTTAACGGATAGCGCTTGTGTTTGATGCAAAACCGGAGGCATCGAGCGATTCTTGGCTTACGGTTAATCAGCTGATACATGCACTTAGAAAAGTGTTGCTCATTGGAGTTTTTATGCCAAATCCGATTTTGAACCTCGACGGTTATACAGAAGTGCCGGACACAAAAATTGCCGTTGTCGTCACCTATCTGGAAATGACCGAAAGGCCTTCGGAAGCGCTTGCTCCACAGCGCTCTGATATGTCCTTGAAGGCCTGGTCGTCTCCAACGGCTGCTGAGTACAAGGCGCTGTTTAGGGAAGTCGGAGAGAAATGGATCTGGTTTGGACGGTTGATAAAGCCGGACGCGGATCTGGAAACGCTTCTGGCGGAGCCCGCGCGCGAAAACTATCTGCCTGTCCTTGATGGCAAGCCGGTGGGCACGCTGGAGCTGAACTACGCCGATCCGGAGAATGTCGAGCTCGCCTATTTTGGTTTGGTGCCAAGCGCTATTGGTGGCGGTGTTGGCCGGTGGCTGATGGCACAAGCGGTAGAGATGGCCTGGTCGCGGCCTGAAACAAAACGTCTGTGGTTGCACACTTGCACGGCGGACAGTCCCCAAGCGCTGAAGTTTTATCAGTCCTGTGGTTTTAAACCCTACAAACGCGCGATCGAAGTGGCGGATGATCCGCGGGGGCTCGGATTATATGCCAGTGAAACCGCGCCGCATGTTCCTTGTCTGATGGGCCAGAACTGATCGCTGCATCTTCGATCAAGCACTCTTTTTGACCCGCTCCGGAAACGCATGGGCGATCGCCTGCCGGTTTGCGTCCAGAACACCGCGTTCGGTGATCAGGCCGGTCACGAGATGGGCGGGGGTGACGTCGAAGGCTGGATTGCCCACTTCGGAGCCCTCCGCAACTATTTGGACGGTCTCCAGCGCGCCGGTGGCCGTGCGGCCCGTAATCCAGCTGACTTCATCCCCATTGCGTTCCTCAATCGGAATATCGCGCACGCCGTCGGATAGGGAAAAGTCGATGGTGGGCGAGGGGAGCGCAACGTAAAACGGCACATTATTGTCCTTGGCTGCCAGCGCCTTCAAGTATGTGCCGATCTTGTTGCAGACATCCCCGGTGGCTGTTGTCCGATCTGTACCGGTAATGACAATGTCGACCTCTCCATGCTGCATCAGGTGACCGCCGGCATTGTCTGCAATGACCGTGTGAGGCACCCCGTGGTGGCCCAGTTCCCAAGCCGTCAAGAAGGCCCCCTGGTTCCGTGGCCGGGTTTCATCCACCCAGACATGCACCGGTATGCCGCCGTCATGGGCCATGTAGATCGGCGCGGTCGCAGTGCCCCAATCGACCGTTGCCAGCCATCCGGCATTGCAGTGGGTCAAGATGTTGACGGGTTCGCCGGTGCGTTTGGTCTGGGCAAGTGCGGCGATCAACGCCATGCCGTGCATACCGATCGAGAGGTTGATCGCGATATCCTCATCGCAAATTTCATTTGCGAGGGCGTATGCAGCTTCAGCCCTGTTTTGCGACGGGACCTTGATCAGGGATCTGCGGCAACGATCCAGCGCCCAGTTGAGATTGACCGCTGTAGGACGTGTTTCCAGAAGCACGGTGCAAGCGGCCAGCAGAGAGATATCAGACGGGTCTTCGCGCATGGCAAGTGCCACGCCATATGCAGCCGTTGCGCCAATGAGCGGCGCGCCGCGCACTTGCATGACCCGAATCGCATGCGCTGCTTGGGCCATCGTGCGCAGTTGAACGGTCTCAAAGGCAAATGGAAACTTCGTTTGGTCGATGATCTCGACCGTGACACCGTCCTCTGCGAGCCAGATCGTCCGGTACCTCTTTCCGTCAACATTCATGCCGGTGTCTCCCAAAAAACCGGAATTCCCTTTGAATAACGCAACATGTTGGCGCAAACCAGCCAGTGATCGCTGGTCACTAGGGTAAATATCGCTTAACCTTTGTTAACCATCTTTGCGCGATTGGCAGTGGATACACGGCAAAGAGGAATGGCGTCAAAGCCATACGCGGTTAAGACTCGATTAAGACTTGGTCGAACCGATGAGAAAACTGGAGCTGGTACTCAATGGCTGAAATGCAGGACAACGTGGTTCCGCACACGCGCATGCGATCCCTGCGCGATGCCATCCGCAAGGTGCAGCTGGGCGAAGTGGAACGCTCGGATGTGGTTGTTGAGCTGCAGGACACCGAACGTGCCCGGCTCGACATGCTGGCCGATGAGCTGAAAGATGTTTTTCGGGAAATCCCGGAAGATGACGATCAGTTTTCCCTGCAGATCATTTCCGGTTCGACACCGCGGCTCTGGATTGATGCAACCAGCCATGTAGCCGTCGCAGGGGATCGCCGCACTTACCGGTTCCTGAAAGACACACGGCTCGGCCGGGTCGTCATTCTGGAGACCGCCAATATCGACGACATGGCTGATTGCCTGACCGAGTATATCGCGGAGCGCGTTCTGGAGCGCGAGAAGGCTCTTGAAGGCGACTGGCTGAACAACCGTTTGCGTCAGGTGGCGATGGAATCAAAAGTGGTCCGGGTCAAGGAGAGCCACACACCTTGGCTGCCTGTCGCTGGTGCATTTGGGATTGGTCTCGCGCTTGGCATTGTCGGTCTGATCGGCTTTGCCTGGTTCGCCAATCCTCTGTGACACATGACGTAACGCTAGTGATACTGAAACTTTTCGAGGCATTGTTCGGAGAACAAAT
This window of the Roseibium alexandrii DFL-11 genome carries:
- a CDS encoding GNAT family N-acetyltransferase; this translates as MPNPILNLDGYTEVPDTKIAVVVTYLEMTERPSEALAPQRSDMSLKAWSSPTAAEYKALFREVGEKWIWFGRLIKPDADLETLLAEPARENYLPVLDGKPVGTLELNYADPENVELAYFGLVPSAIGGGVGRWLMAQAVEMAWSRPETKRLWLHTCTADSPQALKFYQSCGFKPYKRAIEVADDPRGLGLYASETAPHVPCLMGQN
- the mtnA gene encoding S-methyl-5-thioribose-1-phosphate isomerase — protein: MNVDGKRYRTIWLAEDGVTVEIIDQTKFPFAFETVQLRTMAQAAHAIRVMQVRGAPLIGATAAYGVALAMREDPSDISLLAACTVLLETRPTAVNLNWALDRCRRSLIKVPSQNRAEAAYALANEICDEDIAINLSIGMHGMALIAALAQTKRTGEPVNILTHCNAGWLATVDWGTATAPIYMAHDGGIPVHVWVDETRPRNQGAFLTAWELGHHGVPHTVIADNAGGHLMQHGEVDIVITGTDRTTATGDVCNKIGTYLKALAAKDNNVPFYVALPSPTIDFSLSDGVRDIPIEERNGDEVSWITGRTATGALETVQIVAEGSEVGNPAFDVTPAHLVTGLITERGVLDANRQAIAHAFPERVKKSA